One Glycine soja cultivar W05 chromosome 7, ASM419377v2, whole genome shotgun sequence genomic window, TCCtatgtattaaataaaaaatattaaaattttgaaagtatgaataagtaatgttttttaaaaagtaagaaaataacacgtattaaaatagattaaattataaacacgtatagtataatttttaaagtaaatagacaaaaacattataatttagACATGCATGGTGCCCACAAAGGCCacggatttttatttattattttttgaatagaCCACAGATTAGTGGATAAAAATGTCAAACAAACatcacattatttatttaaagggcAATGATTGATCCAGGATACATTAATTAATCTTGTACCTAATTAATTAGATTGCTTAAGGTTAATGCTTTCTTAGTCGGCTTCAACGTTGGCTTCCACGAGCTAAAACAAAGTGAAAGctgaatataaaattttaaaatgatttaaaattctTACGTAACATATTATTGATACTAATTTAATTGTTAAGTACAGAgagacaaataattatttttcattaatattttcatgaaatatcataaatattatGAAAACATTACAAGAAATAATAAATCCTAAATTCCATTACCAAATTCAAATTACTGGAAAATGAAAAACACTCCAGTTCAACTCCAAAATAGGCTTTATTAAATCCTCTATCTATTCATCAAATATTGTTGAcgcatgaataaaaaaatattgttgacaCCAAATAAGactcttttaaaatgaattcatccataaaataaacaagattgtatttattgttaatttaatttaaagcaCATTATGATTTTAGCTCACtaaaatataatgatatatGCATCATACTGTACATTTTACAAACAAATTGACCTATGAGAAGTATTTTCAGTTtacatttacatatttattaGAACACTAATGTGTTTGTGTGCTCATAAGTCACAACTTAACCATATATCTAAGTGGTAAAGATAGGGGGCAATATTTTAGACCTTTTCCCTTTCACTAAAGAATTTGTATCAGGAAAGTGAACTCCATCAGTGAGGTCTTTCACATACCCTTCTTGTGTTACTCTCACAGGGTAAGTTACAAGGTGCACACCTTCCATGTCCACAATTTCTTCACTGCTGTAGATTTCCCACATTTCATCTCCTATTGAGCGCATTCTCTCCACACATTCCAATCTTTCTGGCTCTAAGAACAACTCATCAACACTAACAGTGTGCTCATACCATAGAGACATTCTATATGCTTGAATATCATCTAGGTTCATTTGGTTGTTATCATCTCCATCTTGAGACTGGTAGCATCCAATGGCTATCTCAGTGTCCCTTTGCCCGTCCATGGATCTTTGGTTTACATTAGCTGATCCTATCAATATGTACAGGTCGTCCACTAGAGGCACATGCAAGGAAACAAAATTTGTCAAGCAACAATATCGCAATTGCACACTGCTATTACTTTGATGATTATCCTTTTATATATAGAATAAACTATTATGCAAACATCATTCCAAACTCCAAATAAGCACTTATGCAAATATGAAATAGTTAAGTAGTCTAACCAGCATAtgattataaaaatgatattagaAGCATATGTGGAAAATGGTGTAGATGACTTCAAAAAGTAGACTTAAAGTCAATATTAACCATTGTAAAATCCACTAGGGTTGGCCGAATGGTGAGGAGTTTGGATAATTTGTTAGAGATCTTAGGTTCAAATCTCATTGCCATTATTGTACACATACACAAAAAAACACCTTGTCACAACACCTACAATTCCTCTCATCAAAGATATAGGACTCTTTCAAGAacaagaaaagaccaagaagtgaaaaagaaaatgataaatgaaGAATAATGCTATAATACCTATCATGAAGTTGGAGTGAACATAAACCATGAATCTCCTATTTTTTTGAGCATTCCAGTATTGAGTTTCAGGTTGGGGAGAATCTAGTGGAAGATACTCCCCTTGTCCCTTCTGCTCCCTATTTGCAAGACAGAAGAAATTCAAGTAGTCTCTAGGGTGTGCTGGTTCTCCACTTTCTTGTATTGCGTCTCCAATCAACCTATACATCATTGCCATTGTTTCTCGGGTCCAATGCAGTATATCTTGAACAGGTTCACTTTCAGGCTCTCCTTCTGGCGACATTGGTATGACTATGTACACGGAAAATCTCTCCTTTGCCTTAATCTTACTTACCACCTTTAGTGCAATTTCAATTGGAATTAGATTAGTGCAGCCACTGTGCCTATCTTTCTTCCACCAATGGCACCCCCCAATGAAACATTGGTTTTCAATGTAAATAAACCTTTCAGCACGCCTAATTGCTTCAACATAAGCCTCATGGATGCTCCTCTCCACATTTAACTTTGTAGACAACTCACCAACTGAGACATGGTCAATTGACCTGTATACTTGAACTTTCCAATTCCTCTCCATAGGAGTGCTTGAGCTTGTCCTAGGCATAAGATTTGCTAAGGTGCTAGAAGGGACTAGAAAAGAAGGATCACATTGCTTTGTCCATCTTTGCTCAAAATTGGTTAACACATCCCAAGCAGCCTCACCAGTAACACAAGCATGAGCATCATGCCAAGGTTCTCTTGGCCCTCCTTTGTTGAGGCTAGCTCCTTCAATGCTTGTTTGGTAGAAGTCATAACAATGAGATTCCCTAATGAGTGTTTGAAACAATGAATGTTGCTCTGTGTCATATCTTCCATCACACAGATCTAATCCACCCAGAAAGCTCATAAGTTCTCTGTCACCGACAGATTTGGGTGCTTTGGTGTCCACTGTTATAGTCTTCTGATGGTGAGCAAAGAGTGTGGGGAACATATGGTGTGACCTGGGACACTTTCTGCATATTACTTTTGTGTGGTTGAAATAAGCAAAAGCTTCCTCATCTTGGTTGTTCAGCTCACCTTTGTTCATAACAAAGGGTAAAGATGTTTCA contains:
- the LOC114417946 gene encoding phospholipase D alpha 4-like isoform X1, whose translation is MKILTVRSMEETPKLLHGTIEATIFNASPYSPLFPFNLFPCFQCICANGNPAYVTIKIDSQKLAKTSHESNRVWNQTFQIQCAHPADSCITITLKTSSSSILGKFHIQAQQLLKKGGLINGFFPLLMDNGKPNPKLKLKFQLWFKPAELEPSWAKMLSNDWEFQGLREATFPLRSNCQVKLYHDAHHSSAFQPPFDLCGAPKKLWEDVYKAIEGAKYLVYIAGWSFNPMMVLVRDPLTEIPRARGIKLGELLKKKAEEGVAVRVMLWDDETSLPFVMNKGELNNQDEEAFAYFNHTKVICRKCPRSHHMFPTLFAHHQKTITVDTKAPKSVGDRELMSFLGGLDLCDGRYDTEQHSLFQTLIRESHCYDFYQTSIEGASLNKGGPREPWHDAHACVTGEAAWDVLTNFEQRWTKQCDPSFLVPSSTLANLMPRTSSSTPMERNWKVQVYRSIDHVSVGELSTKLNVERSIHEAYVEAIRRAERFIYIENQCFIGGCHWWKKDRHSGCTNLIPIEIALKVVSKIKAKERFSVYIVIPMSPEGEPESEPVQDILHWTRETMAMMYRLIGDAIQESGEPAHPRDYLNFFCLANREQKGQGEYLPLDSPQPETQYWNAQKNRRFMVYVHSNFMIVDDLYILIGSANVNQRSMDGQRDTEIAIGCYQSQDGDDNNQMNLDDIQAYRMSLWYEHTVSVDELFLEPERLECVERMRSIGDEMWEIYSSEEIVDMEGVHLVTYPVRVTQEGYVKDLTDGVHFPDTNSLVKGKRSKILPPIFTT
- the LOC114417946 gene encoding phospholipase D alpha 4-like isoform X2: MKILTVRSMEETPKLLHGTIEATIFNASPYSPLFPFNCICANGNPAYVTIKIDSQKLAKTSHESNRVWNQTFQIQCAHPADSCITITLKTSSSSILGKFHIQAQQLLKKGGLINGFFPLLMDNGKPNPKLKLKFQLWFKPAELEPSWAKMLSNDWEFQGLREATFPLRSNCQVKLYHDAHHSSAFQPPFDLCGAPKKLWEDVYKAIEGAKYLVYIAGWSFNPMMVLVRDPLTEIPRARGIKLGELLKKKAEEGVAVRVMLWDDETSLPFVMNKGELNNQDEEAFAYFNHTKVICRKCPRSHHMFPTLFAHHQKTITVDTKAPKSVGDRELMSFLGGLDLCDGRYDTEQHSLFQTLIRESHCYDFYQTSIEGASLNKGGPREPWHDAHACVTGEAAWDVLTNFEQRWTKQCDPSFLVPSSTLANLMPRTSSSTPMERNWKVQVYRSIDHVSVGELSTKLNVERSIHEAYVEAIRRAERFIYIENQCFIGGCHWWKKDRHSGCTNLIPIEIALKVVSKIKAKERFSVYIVIPMSPEGEPESEPVQDILHWTRETMAMMYRLIGDAIQESGEPAHPRDYLNFFCLANREQKGQGEYLPLDSPQPETQYWNAQKNRRFMVYVHSNFMIVDDLYILIGSANVNQRSMDGQRDTEIAIGCYQSQDGDDNNQMNLDDIQAYRMSLWYEHTVSVDELFLEPERLECVERMRSIGDEMWEIYSSEEIVDMEGVHLVTYPVRVTQEGYVKDLTDGVHFPDTNSLVKGKRSKILPPIFTT